Part of the Cydia fagiglandana chromosome 26, ilCydFagi1.1, whole genome shotgun sequence genome, atacacatatacactattgaaacggtccgttccgtaaaatatataaatatgtaactgtatcttggatatttaattaaaagtttaaaatggtttcataagttaggttattaggacctgatggaatggcggttttgtttcttttaaattctacaattgtctatgatgggtagtgttgtgactaaagtttgtaatataaacccGCTATACACTACCCAACCCACGCTCTGTATCTATTACcacggttataaaatacatcaatacctcattcttaagtactaatttgttttctgatcgtgattaaacaaattaaaaataagtaagtacttgattattacttttggtattttattatgcgatatggtttgacattagtaaagtagtaagtaggagtcttgatcatcactagtaaattgatcattcagagacaatttcaatatggcggtttgtttacatagttagcaagttccattgaAATATACTTTAAGTTcgtatgcactaataaatcaTCACGGAATAAGTAACAGtagtacagaaaggaaacttcctacaaaaccgaagctTGACAGCGGTTCAAGGACGAAatatgctgtccctttctaatgtatgacactatccctttcggctaattagggttgtcaaaaatcaagtaattaccttatctgtggtcgtgcacgcaaaggggcgtcaagttgtgtcaaccctaataattgctcggagcaatgctgagccgaacggagccgagtttgcccgaaggcaggagtgtctccccactggtgctatcataatcgctgcagacttttcttggtttaactccaGTAGAAATGATAGtgctaataataattaatatactcaaggaaaacatttatttaagcATTCTTTTTCTTCCCGAACACCCTTCGAAAGTCCCAAAATACATTCTGTTTTTTGCTTCGTCGCGATTcatatcaaaataataatacatatatggtTTTAGTGGGTTCCATAGTAAATTTAGCTGGTATTTCCTTGTACTGCTGAATATTTTTCCATGACAGTGGTTTTAGGCCTCTATTTGTGTATATATACTGATTTACTGGGTTGTCCGGGTGTACATCTACCGGTATTTTGAATACTATTGGCACTGAACAAAATACtagagtaataaaataaaatagtataatGGTTCTAagcattttattacatttgatAACATTTACCTACAGTTGCATTTctatttactgatttttattgAGGTTATACAATTTagtttgatttagttatttGACATTAATCTACAATCAGTAATAAAAAACTTTTTCCATATAAatttctgtatttacataacgctttaataaataaatattgatttagAAAAAGATATAGTTAAGTTTATATTTAAGTCccgttaaaaaaataaaacattacatgtataTCGAATTAtcactaaagtgtcattctatggaacttgctatgtaaagaaaagtcactagtaaattcatcattctttaTCAATaacaatatggcggtttgtttacatagttagcaagttctatagtccgttttttttagcattagaaagaacttcgcagaagttcgcttgtggttctaaatctggcacttttagcggtaacaatttgaagtaaattatatgtattgaccatgctacattagataattcaataattattaacaattaacgagtctgataaaaactgcacgcttgcttctgcggagttctttctaatgctaaaaaaacgaactatatagaaatacactttaggtattttttgcAAACAATTCAAGTTTTTTCGAACTGCGGTAACTTAAGTTTCCTATTAACCCTCGACGGTTCCCTCTTCAAATATCGCACTTTATCCCTTAATCTATCTTGCTCTGGAATAGGCTCCTCAAAATCGTACTTTTCTACAATTCTAGGCAAGTCTTTGTAATAATCCGGACTGCTTAATTTATAGAAATCCCTCTTTGGTATTACTGTACCTTTCAATCTAAATTTCTTTGTCGTTCTGCCGTTCCCTTTTGGTTCTTCAGAATCTAGTAATCTTCCTGTTGCTGCTTTTATGGATTCTGCGTTTACTTCTTTAAAATTTGGTTGGGGGTCGTCTGCGTAATCTGCTATTGGCACCTTTTCAATTTGATCTTTACCATGCTTAGTTTCTTTAGATTTAGTAGTTGTATCTTCAACGTTTTCATATATTTCCTTACTTTTTATTGGCATTTCTTCATTATTAGCAGACTCAATACTACGACTAATGTCAtgtttaatattttcttttattatctTCAGAGGTTTTTTGCTACTTTTTATTGGCATTTCATCATTACTCGCAAACTTGTCTTTGTAACGATCTTGATAATTGAATTTATTCTTAGCATCCgttgtttttatttcatcattatgtttctgttttcttttttctttgttATCATTATCTGTTTCGCGACCAAGTTCATAATTATCGTACATGTCGTGTTCTTCTTTCTTGTCTTTGTTACGATCTTGATAATTGATTTTATTCTTAGCATCCgttgtttttatttcatcattatgtttctgttttcttttttctttgtcATCATTATCTGTGTCGCGACCAAGTTCATATTTATCGTACATATCGTTTTCTTCTATCTTGTCTTTGTTACGACCTTGATAATTGAATTTATTCTTAGCATCCGTTGTTTTTATATCATCATTatgtttctgttttctttttccTTTGTCATCATTATCTGTTTCGCGACCAAGTTCATATTTATCGTACATATCGTGTTCTTCTATCTTGTCTTTGTTACGACCTTGATAATTGAGTTTATTCTTAGCATCCGTAGTTTTTATATCATCATTatgtttctgttttctttttactttgtTATCATTATCTGTGTCGCGACCAAGTTCATATTTATCGTACATATCGTGTTCTTCTATCTTGTCTTTGTTACGACCTTGATAATTGAGTTTATTCTTAGCATCCGTAGTTTTTATATCATCATTatgtttctgttttctttttactttgtTATCATTATCTGTTTCGCGACCAAGCTCGTATTTATCATACATATCGTTTTCTTCTATTTTCTTCTGAGGTTTCCTCTTACTCTTTATCGGCATTTCCTCACTATTTGCAGACTTGTTTTTATTATGACCCTgataattcaatttatttttaccatccattatttttatatcaccaTTCTCTTTCTGTTTTCTGAGTTTCCGTTTTCTATCGTCATCGTTCTTTGTTTCGCGGCCAAGTTCATATTTATCGTACGTATCATTTTCCTCTATTTTTTTCTGAGGTCTCTTGTGAGTGCTTTTTATCAAATCATAATTAACTTGGTGATCTTTGATTTTGAATGAAAAGACCTGGTCTGAAAAGCTCTCTTTTTTCCCTTTTACTGGAAGTGGCCGTGAAACTTCAGCCGACTCACTTAATGCAATCTTCGTTGTTAACTCTTCTTCTCTGCACATTCTACTATTTGGATTCTGTTTACAATATTTTGAAtctttaaactgtttgtttcttaaaagtagtttatagcttttattgtttttgtctTGTATATGCAGTTCGTCATCATTATcagttttattttcttttttaattagtttattaattttatcacTGATCTCAGCTTGTTGTTTAGGTTTAGGTTTTcgtttattattctttttattatGAGACCCCAATTCGAATTTTTCATGTGTGTCAGTTTCTTCTTTCGATATGTGGGGGTCGTAATCTGCCTTCTTTTCCTTGCTTTCCTCCGTCGCTTCCTCTGTAGACGTTACATCATGTACCGGTTTTTTaactatttttgatttttttttcgacACATCTGGTTTTGATTTATCGCTCTCTGATTTATTTTCGTCATAAAGAAGAAGACCATTTGTAGAAATCTGCTCCGGTGTCACCGCTTTTGAACTTTCTTCCCTATTTTCTGGAACTTTAAAATGTTGATACTTTTTCTTGTTCCTTAATATTGAGTGTTCAATATTGCCGGACTGATTGTCTACATTTTTATCGTTGTCATcattttgtatttgttttgtttctcgaTTGTGTTTTTCTGTACCGTCCTCCACTGACTGATCATTGACACCTTTCttgttattactttttattGAAGAGCCTAGTGCATATTTTTCGTACATGTCGTTGCTTTCTATTGGTTGCATTGGTGGTGGTATTTGATAAGTTTCTTTCTCTTCTGATTTATCTCGTTTTACTTCTGGACTATCTTTGAGGAAATCATTTAAGGACATTTTTGATTTTGCGGAATCTTTTTTAACTTCTTTTATATCATGCGATATAGTTGTGTCGTCTTGTTTTGGAGGAGTATTTTCGTGGTTGATTTCATTTTTCTCTCCCAACATATGCTCTTCAAATGTATGACTGTCATCTTTTTTGTGCCCTAGAATAAGAATgcaatgttttaatttatttacaaaatgtagattaaatttttttatcataTACTTACGTCCTAACAATCGAGTTTCGTCCACATATTGCACATTTAACCCTTTTTTACCGTCATCATAATCTATGCTACCTTCATCATTTATATCCCTGTTAGCATTTCCTGTTTTGCTATTTTTGATCGCAGGTGGTTCTATAGATATATCTTGGTTGTATTTCCATTCGCCTAGTTTAGTTTCTGTGTAATCAATTCTATTTTCTCTTGACATGTTCATTAGATTCAATGGTCTAGTAGCTTCTTTTGAAACTATATTATAATCTGTCTCAACTAGCCCTTCAGGAGTAACAACTTTTTTTGTACCGTGATCCGAATTACCTTCATTAATATTCTGTAATAGATCTTCTATCTCATCTCTTACGTATACTGGTCCTGGTGGGGTATTATAAATGTCTTGCCTCAATTCTTTACTATCAGAATTTTTTACTGTATTGAATCTTTTAGGTTTATAGTGATAGTATTTTGTGCTTTCAGCGGTTGCTACAGTTGTATCAGTTAATTGTTTATTAGTTCTTGCAAGCTCTTTTATAGGTATCTCTTTATCCCACAGTATCTTTTCTACTCTTTGTTGATTCTCTTTCCTTCTCTTTAGAGAGATTTCAGTGACGAGATTAGTCAATCTATCCGCTAGGTCTTTTGCTAGGAACTTGTTGGCTAGATTTCTGAAATCTTCCACGTTTACTGCGAGCATCAGATGGCCATCTATTGCAATGGAAACACATGCTATTGTGCCTGTAATAAATAATCTATTaaatatctaatacctttaaacgagctattcttgtttatttatttatatatatatttcggggatctcggaaacggcggGGTTTTCGGGGGATTGTATATAAAATATCCTATAGAGTCCGATAGATATATCTCTGCACATGTATATACCTAcaacttttattataataaattattagtaTAATCGCTCAATTTCTCagttaaattttaattggtgGAAAAGTAACTTTTCTATCCGCTTTAGGTCTACCATCGCCACACTGTTAAGAGGCAataggagtggtcatttctccatacaaacgcgCTCGACTGTTTcttccgtgggttttgatgctagagcaaagATTTTTTCAACACGGATTAATAtgtattgtcaatatctgtgtcggaccgttttgctttttttgatatttttgttttttaaggcgctagggcccttcaaaaatggccaaaatggcctaattgactatgccgcaatgagaggcgtagtattcaaaactgatataaattagccaaaaaagcaaaacggtccaatacagataatttcataatcatttagatttccaaatttggttacgattgcttaagttttggaggaggaaacagtcgagtacgaaacctcgatttttgagatatttacgcaggatttttcgccttgtccttatcgcaatagttttaggagccgcttccgttagcgagacgggtatatgtacctaaaatatttaaaactcagctcctgtttcgtcttaacagtccatcggtggaccattgatcttatgccttttgtaataaggtccaccgaagaACAGTACCTAATGCTGTTCGTACATCCGTGCAAGATCCAAAGTATTCACTATTTtcatttattagggttccgtacccaaagggtaaaacgggaccctattactccGTCCGCTCGTtacgccgtccgtccgtctgtcaccaggctgtatctcacgaaccgtgatagctagacagttgaaattttcacagatgatgtatttctgttgccgctataacaacaaatactaaaaacagaataaaataaagatttaaatggggctcccatacaacaaacgtgatttttgaccaaagttaagcaacgtcgggagtggtcagtacttggatgggtgaccgttcttttttttgctcttttttgttttttttttgcattatggtacgtaacccttcgtgcgcgagtccgactcgcacttgcccggtttttttaaataacgctCAGTAAAagaatattttgacgataaaaCCATACTTACATACTTGCAGCGCGTGTCGGAACAAAACCATCGTACAATAACAACAGCCACGACCATTATATAGGTGTTCAATATTTAATGTGATGTTGAAATGGCGATTGTGAAATTTTAAAATGCGTAGCGTAGGCTCACACTTACGCCAAACGTCATTATgggtatattaaaaaaaaccggccaagtgcgagtcgaactcgcgcactaagggttccgtgctattacgcaaaaaaaggcaaaaacaaTCACGTTTGTATGAGAGCCCCgctcaaattttattttattctgtttttagtatttgttattatagcggcaacagaaatacatgatctgtgaaaatatcaactgcatagctctaaaaatagaaaatttaattaatagaCGACCCCTATgtgttttaaccttttggacaccaatgaccgatatatccgcaccgcaggtccaacgccacagacggattaatcggtcacagaccacagagcaacatagacctacgtgcatatgcataaagttcaatttcagttttgacatttCGGTGACGTGGTGTCCGAGTggcagcttttgtgtttgacacggcgtcgaaaaggttaatttaCGAATTTCATGTATGTTTTTTCAGAAAGCATATAAACAAGAAGTTCCCCTGCCCCACGTGCGGCGCGCGGTTCAGCTCGCCCTACACACTAGCGGCGCACGGCCGGCGGCACCTCGGCAAGAGCCCGCGGAGGAGCGCCCCGGCCATACACCACATGTGAGCCATATTAGTGACAGATGTACTAGTTCCCCTGCCCCACGTGGTCCAGCTCGCCGTACACACTAGCGGCGCACGGCCGGCGGCACCTCGGCAAGAGCCCGCGGAGGAGCGCCCCGGCCATACACCACATGTGAGCCATATTAGTGACAGGTGTACAAGACGTTCCCTTGCATATGCGCGCCCTTCTTGTGACCTGAATCGAAGACAAAtttgcacatgtacattgcccaagcaagtgctaccatctaccgttctcgtcggtacgtttccttgtgcatagcaggttctgccatcttgtgggctacatcggaagcataaacgatacatttacgcctcgcgccataAATCTGACGGCTCTTATCTTATATTAttccctatagttcatgcacggggcctattagttacaaatgtagtgcataattgttttccatcgtatttactcggaaacgttcgtatttgtcatggtaCTTCGGtagtttttgtaccgagactgactgaaatagcaagagaTGTTcgtgtttccgtgaaaatacgaaggaaaataattatgcactacatctatacagtctgcagcagaagttgctaagcgggcgaggtgttcataaTTACCTTGGCGCGcacttattctcttaacaataaaggcgCGTctagattattttgaacacctcgcccgcttagcaactattgctgctgactgtacagtaatTGTATTGGTTCTAAAACAACTTATTTTCTTTGACAGCCTGCCCTGCCAGCTGTGCTCAAAAACCTTCGCCACGCAGCGCTCCCTAGCGTCCCACATGCAAACTGTACACTCCACCGACAAGAAATACTGTTGCAATATGTGTGGGGCGAGCTATACTAGCAAGAAATCACTGGGCGCACATATACGAAGGCACACCGCGCAGCCTAAACTGTGCTTGTGTCATCTCTGTGGGGCTAGCTTCCAGGTAAATAACTAGATACTGCAAAATATAGCTAAATGTAGCTGTGATATGTATGGGGCGAGCTATACTAGCAAGAAATCACTAGGCGCTCATATACGAAGGCATACAGCTCAGCCTAAATTGTGCTTGTGTCATCTCTGTGGGGCTAGCTTCCAGGTAAATAACTAGATACTGCAAAATATAGCTAAATGTAGCTGTGATATGTATGGGGCGAGCTATACTAGCAAGAAATCACTAGGCGCTCATATACGAAGGCATACAGCTCAGCCTAAATTGTGCTTGTGTCATCTCTGTGGGGCTAGCTTCCAGGTAAATAACTAGATACTGCAAAATATAGCTAAATGTAGCTGTGATATGTATGGGGCGAGCTATACTAGCAAGAAATCACTAGGCGCTCATATACGAAGGCATACAGCTCAGCCTAAATTGTGCTTGTGTCATCTCTGTGGGGCTAGCTTCCAGGTAAACAACTAGATATTGCaaattatacctaaatatagCTGTGATATGTGTGGGGCGAACTATACTAGCAAGAAATCACCGAGCGCTCATATACGAAGGCA contains:
- the LOC134677385 gene encoding uncharacterized protein DDB_G0284459-like isoform X2, which encodes MVLFRHALQVCTIACVSIAIDGHLMLAVNVEDFRNLANKFLAKDLADRLTNLVTEISLKRRKENQQRVEKILWDKEIPIKELARTNKQLTDTTVATAESTKYYHYKPKRFNTVKNSDSKELRQDIYNTPPGPVYVRDEIEDLLQNINEGNSDHGTKKVVTPEGLVETDYNIVSKEATRPLNLMNMSRENRIDYTETKLGEWKYNQDISIEPPAIKNSKTGNANRDINDEGSIDYDDGKKGLNVQYVDETRLLGRHKKDDSHTFEEHMLGEKNEINHENTPPKQDDTTISHDIKEVKKDSAKSKMSLNDFLKDSPEVKRDKSEEKETYQIPPPMQPIESNDMYEKYALGSSIKSNNKKGVNDQSVEDGTEKHNRETKQIQNDDNDKNVDNQSGNIEHSILRNKKKYQHFKVPENREESSKAVTPEQISTNGLLLYDENKSESDKSKPDVSKKKSKIVKKPVHDVTSTEEATEESKEKKADYDPHISKEETDTHEKFELGSHNKKNNKRKPKPKQQAEISDKINKLIKKENKTDNDDELHIQDKNNKSYKLLLRNKQFKDSKYCKQNPNSRMCREEELTTKIALSESAEVSRPLPVKGKKESFSDQVFSFKIKDHQVNYDLIKSTHKRPQKKIEENDTYDKYELGRETKNDDDRKRKLRKQKENGDIKIMDGKNKLNYQGHNKNKSANSEEMPIKSKRKPQKKIEENDMYDKYELGRETDNDNKVKRKQKHNDDIKTTDAKNKLNYQGRNKDKIEEHDMYDKYELGRDTDNDNKVKRKQKHNDDIKTTDAKNKLNYQGRNKDKIEEHDMYDKYELGRETDNDDKGKRKQKHNDDIKTTDAKNKFNYQGRNKDKIEENDMYDKYELGRDTDNDDKEKRKQKHNDEIKTTDAKNKINYQDRNKDKKEEHDMYDNYELGRETDNDNKEKRKQKHNDEIKTTDAKNKFNYQDRYKDKFASNDEMPIKSSKKPLKIIKENIKHDISRSIESANNEEMPIKSKEIYENVEDTTTKSKETKHGKDQIEKVPIADYADDPQPNFKEVNAESIKAATGRLLDSEEPKGNGRTTKKFRLKGTVIPKRDFYKLSSPDYYKDLPRIVEKYDFEEPIPEQDRLRDKVRYLKREPSRVNRKLKLPQFEKT
- the LOC134677385 gene encoding uncharacterized protein DDB_G0284459-like isoform X1; translation: MVLFRHALQVCTIACVSIAIDGHLMLAVNVEDFRNLANKFLAKDLADRLTNLVTEISLKRRKENQQRVEKILWDKEIPIKELARTNKQLTDTTVATAESTKYYHYKPKRFNTVKNSDSKELRQDIYNTPPGPVYVRDEIEDLLQNINEGNSDHGTKKVVTPEGLVETDYNIVSKEATRPLNLMNMSRENRIDYTETKLGEWKYNQDISIEPPAIKNSKTGNANRDINDEGSIDYDDGKKGLNVQYVDETRLLGRKYMIKKFNLHFVNKLKHCILILGHKKDDSHTFEEHMLGEKNEINHENTPPKQDDTTISHDIKEVKKDSAKSKMSLNDFLKDSPEVKRDKSEEKETYQIPPPMQPIESNDMYEKYALGSSIKSNNKKGVNDQSVEDGTEKHNRETKQIQNDDNDKNVDNQSGNIEHSILRNKKKYQHFKVPENREESSKAVTPEQISTNGLLLYDENKSESDKSKPDVSKKKSKIVKKPVHDVTSTEEATEESKEKKADYDPHISKEETDTHEKFELGSHNKKNNKRKPKPKQQAEISDKINKLIKKENKTDNDDELHIQDKNNKSYKLLLRNKQFKDSKYCKQNPNSRMCREEELTTKIALSESAEVSRPLPVKGKKESFSDQVFSFKIKDHQVNYDLIKSTHKRPQKKIEENDTYDKYELGRETKNDDDRKRKLRKQKENGDIKIMDGKNKLNYQGHNKNKSANSEEMPIKSKRKPQKKIEENDMYDKYELGRETDNDNKVKRKQKHNDDIKTTDAKNKLNYQGRNKDKIEEHDMYDKYELGRDTDNDNKVKRKQKHNDDIKTTDAKNKLNYQGRNKDKIEEHDMYDKYELGRETDNDDKGKRKQKHNDDIKTTDAKNKFNYQGRNKDKIEENDMYDKYELGRDTDNDDKEKRKQKHNDEIKTTDAKNKINYQDRNKDKKEEHDMYDNYELGRETDNDNKEKRKQKHNDEIKTTDAKNKFNYQDRYKDKFASNDEMPIKSSKKPLKIIKENIKHDISRSIESANNEEMPIKSKEIYENVEDTTTKSKETKHGKDQIEKVPIADYADDPQPNFKEVNAESIKAATGRLLDSEEPKGNGRTTKKFRLKGTVIPKRDFYKLSSPDYYKDLPRIVEKYDFEEPIPEQDRLRDKVRYLKREPSRVNRKLKLPQFEKT
- the LOC134677385 gene encoding uncharacterized protein DDB_G0284459-like isoform X3; translation: MVLFRHALQVCTIACVSIAIDGHLMLAVNVEDFRNLANKFLAKDLADRLTNLVTEISLKRRKENQQRVEKILWDKEIPIKELARTNKQLTDTTVATAESTKYYHYKPKRFNTVKNSDSKELRQDIYNTPPGPVYVRDEIEDLLQNINEGNSDHGTKKVVTPEGLVETDYNIVSKEATRPLNLMNMSRENRIDYTETKLGEWKYNQDISIEPPAIKNSKTGNANRDINDEGHKKDDSHTFEEHMLGEKNEINHENTPPKQDDTTISHDIKEVKKDSAKSKMSLNDFLKDSPEVKRDKSEEKETYQIPPPMQPIESNDMYEKYALGSSIKSNNKKGVNDQSVEDGTEKHNRETKQIQNDDNDKNVDNQSGNIEHSILRNKKKYQHFKVPENREESSKAVTPEQISTNGLLLYDENKSESDKSKPDVSKKKSKIVKKPVHDVTSTEEATEESKEKKADYDPHISKEETDTHEKFELGSHNKKNNKRKPKPKQQAEISDKINKLIKKENKTDNDDELHIQDKNNKSYKLLLRNKQFKDSKYCKQNPNSRMCREEELTTKIALSESAEVSRPLPVKGKKESFSDQVFSFKIKDHQVNYDLIKSTHKRPQKKIEENDTYDKYELGRETKNDDDRKRKLRKQKENGDIKIMDGKNKLNYQGHNKNKSANSEEMPIKSKRKPQKKIEENDMYDKYELGRETDNDNKVKRKQKHNDDIKTTDAKNKLNYQGRNKDKIEEHDMYDKYELGRDTDNDNKVKRKQKHNDDIKTTDAKNKLNYQGRNKDKIEEHDMYDKYELGRETDNDDKGKRKQKHNDDIKTTDAKNKFNYQGRNKDKIEENDMYDKYELGRDTDNDDKEKRKQKHNDEIKTTDAKNKINYQDRNKDKKEEHDMYDNYELGRETDNDNKEKRKQKHNDEIKTTDAKNKFNYQDRYKDKFASNDEMPIKSSKKPLKIIKENIKHDISRSIESANNEEMPIKSKEIYENVEDTTTKSKETKHGKDQIEKVPIADYADDPQPNFKEVNAESIKAATGRLLDSEEPKGNGRTTKKFRLKGTVIPKRDFYKLSSPDYYKDLPRIVEKYDFEEPIPEQDRLRDKVRYLKREPSRVNRKLKLPQFEKT